A segment of the Bradyrhizobium sp. CCBAU 53340 genome:
ATGCCGGCTTCATGACCGAGGGCCAGGTGTTCGGCGCCCGCCGCAACCCGGCCTTCGCGGTCGACCGGCGCGATGAGGCCTCGCCGAACTATTATCTCGACTACGCCTTCGACGAGATGCGCAAGCTGGTCGACACGTTCCCGAAATCCTACACCGAGCGCGTGTTCGTCGTTCGCCTCGCGATCGACACCAACGTGCAGAAGGCCGCGGAAGACGCCATCGAGAACCAGCTGCGCCAGTTCGGCCGCGACTATCACGCAACCCAGGCTGCGACCGTCGTCGCCGATCTCGACGGTGGCATCCGCGCCATGGTCGGCGGCCGCGATTACGGCGCGAGCCAGTTCAACCGCGCCACCGACGCCTATCGCCAGCCCGGCTCCTCGTTCAAGCCTTACGTCTACACCACCGCGCTGCTGAACGGGTTCACGCCGAACTCGGTCGTGGTCGACGGCCCGGTCTGCATCGGCAATTGGTGCCCGCAGAATTATGGCCACTCCTATTCCGGCTCGGTGACGCTGACGCAGGCGATCACGCGCTCGATCAACGTCGTCCCGGTCAAGCTGTCGATCGCGATCGGCCAGAAGGAACAGCCGAAAGCGCCGAACCCGGCCAAGATCGGCCGCGCCAAGATCGTCGAGGTCGCGCGCCGCTTCGGCATCAAGGCGCCGCTGCCCGACACGCCGTCGCTGCCGATCGGCTCGGACGAAGTCACCGTGCTCGAGCACGCCGTCGCCTATGCGACCTTCCCGAACCGCGGCAAGGCGGTGACGCCGCATTCGGTGCTGGAGGTGCGCACCGGCGCCGGCGATCTGGTCTGGCGCTGGGACCGCGACGGCCCCAAGCCGAGGCAGGCCATTCCTGCGAATATCGCCGCCGACATGGCCGGCATGATGAGCCACGTCGTCAGCGAAGGCACCGCGCGCCGCGCCGCGCTCGACGGCATTCCGACCGCCGGCAAGACCGGCACGACGAATGCGTATCGCGACGCCTGGTTCGTCGGCTACACCGGCAATTTCACCTGTGCGGTCTGGTACGGCAATGACGACTACTCGCCGACCAATCGCATGACCGGCGGCTCGCTGCCGGCGCAGACCTGGCACGACATCATGGTCGCCGCACATCAGGGCGTCGAGGTCAGGGAAATTCCCGGCGTTGGCATGGGCCAGAAGCTGCCGCCGCAGCCGAGGGATGCGCAAGCCAATGCGGCACCGAAGGTGCTGGAGACCAAGCCCGGTCCGCCGCCGGTGCTGACCAAGCGCGGCGCCGATATCCTGGTGCGCGTCGAGAAGATGCTCGACGAGGCCGCCAGGACCGCGACCAAATCGACCGACAACAACAGCCAGCCGGCCAAGCCGGCATCGTCGACGAGCGCGCTTGCCTTCCCGCAGAATTATGCGGCCGAGGAGAACGCCAATGCGTCCACCCCGCGCAAGAACTGATCTGATCCCGTGCGGCTGCTCCTGATCACATTGACGGCCCTCCTGCTCGCGACCGTGGTCGGCGTCGGCGCCACCTGGATGACGACGACGCGCGGCACCGAGATCGGCGCGCTGACCATCGGCGCCTGGACCGCGCGTCCGCGCACCGGCACCGCCGATGTCGATCCCTATTCGCGCGCCACCATCGTGCGCAACGGCGAGCTGCCGATCGGCACCGGCGACGGCGTCGCCTTCACCGCGACCACCGACGACAAGAAGAAGGCGCTCGACGGCCGCTGCGACGTCGTCGTCTCGGGCGTCACGCCGCCGGCCCGGTTCTGGACGCTGACGCTGTACGACCGCAAGGGCCACCTCGTTGCCAACTCGCTCCAGCGCTACGGCTTCACCAGCCAGGAGATCGTGCGCCAGTCCGACGGCACCTTCGAGATCCACATCGCCGCACGCTCGCGTGCCGGCAACTGGCTGCCGACCGGCGGCATCGAGCGCTATGCGCTGATGTTCCGTCTCTACGATACGCCGGTCGGGGTGGCGACGCGCACCAAGCGCGACGCGCCGATGCCCAATATCGCGACGGTGGGCTGCTCATGATCCGCCTGGTATTCACGATTGTTGCCGGTGTGGTGCTCGGCCTCGTGGTCCATCTCGTCAGCGTACTGGCGCTGCCGCGGATCGCAACGCAAGACGCCTATTCGCGGCTGACGCCGATGACCAAGCTCAACGGCGTGACGCAGCTACCGCTCGCCGATCCCAATACGTCGCCGATGCCGTTCATGGACCCGGCCTTTGCGCTCGCGATCTGCCGCTATGACCTTTCGGGCGGTCCGATCAAACTCACCGTGCCGGTGAGCCAGGCCTATACCTCGGTGTCGTTCTACACCCGCAACGAGATCGCCTATTACGCCATCAACGATCGCTCGGCCGGCAAGAAGGTGATCGAGCTCGACCTGATGACGGAAGCGCAGCACAACGCCCTGCCCGAGGACGAAGAGATCACCGCGGCCGACCGCCTGATCATCGATTCCCCGACGACGACAGGCCTGATCCTGATGAAGGCGCTGGCCGCCGAGCCCGGGCTGATGCCGCAGGCGCAAGGCTCATTGCAAGCTGCGACCTGCGCACCCCAGACCGAAGCGCCCGCCAAGGCCGAGACGCCGCGCGGCCGGCGCTGAAGCGCGGGCGTCGAGACGCCCTCAAAGCAACAGCTTCGAAAACAACCCCATGCGCAGTAGCGGGGGCATTGAAGCGACTGGCAATTTCGCGCGTTGCGCCCAAGCAGGCGCTTGCAGCGTCGACGCATCCCCCTGCCCGCCGCATTTTTCCGTTTTGACACGTCGGGCAAAACACTGGCAGAATGCCATCATCGAAAATTCACAGAGCCCGCGCGGAGCAATCCGTCGCGGGCTCTTTCATGTCGGAGCCACAGATTGCCAATCGTTGCTACGCCAAGATTGGGTTCAAGCCGGCCTGCGACGTGACATTTTTCCCGCGGCGTAACCACGGTCCGTAACGTCCGTTTCTGACCTCTTGGCCTGTCCATCGTCAAGACACAGCCTCGGCTATACGCCGTCTGTTTGCCGGATGTCCGGATGTGACCCTTGGCTGACCATCGCAACATGGTGTGCGATGCCAGCTTTTGAACCTCTGGCAGACATCCGCAATTGTTCCTGCCGCTGGTGATCTGTAGAAGTCAGGAGGCTACCGCCTCTTCTGGTGCGTTAGCCGGAACGAACGAGTAGAATGCGGCACTTTAGCGAGCCGGCCTTAGGTGATCGACGCATGGACGATGACGACCGTGATCCCAACATGTACCCACGCTGGATGGAGACAGTCGGACGCGTCATTTTCACCGTTCTGGTGATCCTCGCATTCGCCGTTCAGATTTTTATGCTTGTGCCTTCGCCGCACCGTTGAAGGCCGTCAGTTGGCGCCCATCGGCCGGAGCTGCCATGTCGCCTCATGGACGAAAAGCTGCTATCCCCCAAAACGGCCATTGACCCAAGACCAGGCCATCCTGTCTATTCACCTGAGTTGCTGGCAGCGGGTGTAAGACGATGCTGACGCAAATTTACGAAGTTGCGACCCCAGCGGAAGCTGAGGCGATATCGGCAATCGGCGTGGACCATGTCGGCGTACTCGTTGGCGATGGCGCCTTCCCTCGGGAGCTTCCGGTTCAGAAGGCGCGGGCCGTTATGAAGATGGTGCGGGCGCCGTCCGTACTTTCCGCGCTGTTTCTCTCGGCGGACGTCGCCCTTATCGAGCGAATGGCGGGGGAGCTTGATCCGCCCATCGTCCATCTTGGCGCATCGAGCGAATTGCTTACCCCTGATCGTGTCGTGGCGCTGCGAAAGTCTCTACCAAAGAGGAAATTCATGCGCAGCATACCTGTCACGGGACCTGATGCGGTAGGTGTGGCGCAAGCATATGATGGAGTTGTCGACTGGATCCTGCTTGATAGTCATCGCACAGGTGACGCGCAAATTGGCGCGCAGGGCGTGACGCATGACTGGAGCATCAGTCGACAGATAGTGGAGAGTATTCGTACTCCAGTGATACTTGCTGGCGGCCTCGGACCAGACAATGTCAAAGAAGCTATTCGCTCGGTGCGACCTGCCGGTGTCGATTCGAAAACAAGAACCGATCAGGAGGGTACTCACTCGAAAGACCTGGGGAAGGTAGAAGCCTTCTATCGCGCTGCAACGAGCGGTTAGATCGCACATCTCTTCTTGGCCCTTTCTTCTTCCCTTCTCCGACTCTCGTTTCAGGCCGGATGGCCGCTTTGTGCCAGAACCTGCCCAAGCGAAGGGAAGCAAGACCGGTGCGACGGTGACTCCAAGCGTCATGCCTTCGTGCTGCCTCGCTCAACTTGACCGAATGTCTGCGATCTCAGTACGGAGAGTATTTGCATAAAGGCGGGTACCTCGGAATGGGCACCCGCCTTCCCACTTGGTGCGGTTGCTACCGCACCCAGCCCTCGGTTTTCATAATTTCGGCACCACGAGAGCTGGTGAGGAAATCCAGGAATTGCTTGGCTTGCGGATCAGCGTCGCGCGCCAGCACCACGTTGACGTCACGCCAGATCGTGCGGTTGCTGGCCAACTTCACGATTTCTGCAACGTCCGCGTGGGTGATCGGCCAATCCGGCCAAGTGACCCATGCATCGGCGCCCTTCTCCACGAACATCTTGTAGCTTGGTCCGCTCCCTTTACCGAAACCTACGATGTTATTGCGAAAGCGCGCGATATCCGCGAGGTGACCTTCGCGACCGGCAACGTCCTCCCAGGTCCCCGTACCCGAGGTATTAGCAACACCAGCCCCTTCGGTGACGACTATTTTCATACCGTCCTTCAACAAGTCCTCGAAGCCACGGATGTGCTTCGGATTGCCCTTCTTAACCGCGATAATCGACGGGCGGAGATAAATTGGCGTGACGTCAGCCCAAGCGAAATCCTTGTAGGTCTCCAGTAACGCGGCGATGTCTTCCTCGGCAGTCCCCCACAGGATGTCGGCATCCGCCTGAGCTCTTTGCGACCAAGTCGGCTCGGGGCCGCCAACGACCTCGACCTTCACTCCGGTTTCCTTGGTGAACACTTCAGCGACCCTCTTAAAGGCTGTGTCCGGCCCGCCAGCTCCGTAGAGTCTGACGACGCCGTCACGCGCGTTATGGACGATCGTCGGGTCGGGAACCTCGTGGGCTGTGACTGGCGTCGCCAGAATGAAAGGCAACGCCAAAGCCAAAACTGCTTTCGTCTTGGAGCTAAGCACCGGATTCTCCTTTTCGAATGCTTGTGTCTTTATTTCACGAGATGCCGTTGTTACAGCGTTACCAAGGCTCCTGCGTCGATCGCGATGATCGAACTTTGGATGCAGAGGCCCGCCGCTCAATTCTGCAATCGCTTGCCTCAGACGACGTCGGCTTCGAACTTCGTCGTCCAGTGCGGGCGGCTCAGGCACGGGGCGTTGAACAGCGCCGTCGTGGCTGCACCATTGAGAGTTCGCGCTGCCACAATGATCCAGAACACGGTCAGGCAGATCGTCATGATGCCGGCACCGACAGAGAAGAGTGTAAGCCCTGTGACCCGATACAGCGCGAAAGTCGCGAGAGTGTAGACGGCAAGAGGGAAGGTGAAGCCCCACCAACCCAGATTGAATGGCAGCCCCTCGCGGAGATAACGCAGGGTCTTCAGCGCCGCGAGAGCGAGCCACCATGCTCCATAACCCCAGAGGACGATGCCACCGATGACACCGAGACCAAAAGCCGTGTCGCCGATATTCGCATGGCCGCTCGCCGCAAAGATCACCGGTGCGTCCGCACCCAGGAGCAGCAAACCCAGCGCACCCGTTCCTATCGGCCCGAGGGCAAGCCATGCGGAGGCACCCATATCGCGCTTCGGCAGCTTGTGCAGTGCCAACCGAAGGACCAGCAGCACAAGAATGCTCATCGCCAGCGGGACTGAGCAGGCCCAAAGCACATAACCCAGTACAAGAATGAGCAGCGCTTCAGGCATAACAAGATACGGCGCAAGCAAGCCCGCACTGGCGGCCGCGACTTCGCAAGCCACGATGGGCAGCAACCACACTGCCGTCAGTTTCTCGACGCTGTGTTCCTGACGCGTGAACATGAAGTACGGGATCGCGACCCCACAGACGACAGACATTGCTGCGTCGAGCCACCACAACGCGTGAGCAACCACTATCGCCTGGCCACCAATTAACGCCGGCCCGAACACGATAAAGCCGTTCACTATCGTCGCCAATCCCATCGGAATGGTGCCGAAGAACATCGACATCACGGGATGATCGAAGATGCGTTTCGCTTCGTCGAAAAAGAATATCCAGCGCGCAGTGTACAGCAGGCTGAATAGCGTGAAGAGCGCAATATTGAACAGCCAGAGTCCAACCGCCGCACCGTGCAAACCGGCGAGCGGCAAGGGAAACTGATTGAGAACCAGCGCGAGCGCTCCCGTTCCCATAGTTGCCGCGAACCAGTTCGGCGTAAAGTTTCGCACGATCTCGACGAAAGGTTTTGTGTTATCCACCCTTGTCGGCGCAAATTCTCTGTCAACGTATGTCATGGATACCCTCTCTGATTTGGGTACGGTCTCTTCGCGGCCCAGCGAACCGCAACAGCGATCAATGCGATGATTGTGAAGGCTGGCCCGAGGCCGATCGGCACCCGATCTGCTTGTCGGCGATCTTGAAAACTGCCAACCCACCTACAGGGATGGCTACATCAAGATCGAGATCGGCTTGACGTCGAGCGATGGTCATTGCGACCGCCTTTCGTTCCTGATTTGAAGCTCGTCAGAAACGTACGGCGCCTTGAATCATCATACCAATAGATGTTATTTCTATAATCAATCTTGTTTTTAGATTGATTGGAGAGTCAGGATCATGACGCTCGAACAACTTCGAATCTTCGTGGCGGTCGCCGAGCGACAGCACGTCACCCAGGCAGCACAAGCGCTCAATCTTGCCCAGTCCGCGGCGAGCCATGCCATCGCTGCCCTTGAGGCGCGTCACAATACGAAGCTCTTCGACCGGGTCGGGCGTCGCATTGAACTCACGGGAGCTGGAAGGATTTTTCTTGCCGAAGCAAGATCAATCCTGGCACAGGTCGAGAGGGCAGAGCTGACTTTGAGCGAGTTTGGCAATCTCGATCGAGGCACGCTTGCGGTTCAGGCCAGTCAAACCATCGCAAGTTACTGGCTGCCGCGGCACTTGGTCGCGTTTCGTCGTGCACATCCGCGCCTGGACGTCAGATTGACAGTTGGCAATACCGCCCAAGTTGCCGAAGCAGTTGAGGGTGGAGCTATCGAACTGGGCTTCGTCGAGGGAGTGATCGAAAGCAAGAAGCTGTTAAGCACTCGCGTCGCCCTAGATCAGATGG
Coding sequences within it:
- a CDS encoding transglycosylase domain-containing protein codes for the protein MVQNTPSNWKSRVRNFFLDLDARIDSSLFSSAKGIRELYERYSTFMDRFYVGRWKRWVFIEPLSEAATIGLGGMVLMLVLAIPAFRETADEDWLKKSDLAVTFLDRYGNPIGSRGIKHNDSIPLEDFPDVLIKATLATEDRRFYDHFGIDVAGTARALVTNAQAGGVRQGGSSITQQLAKNLFLSNERTIERKINEAFLAVWLEWRLTKNEILKLYLDRAYMGGGTFGVDGAAHFYFNKSARDVTLAEAAMLAGLFKAPTKYAPHINLPAARARANVVLDNLVDAGFMTEGQVFGARRNPAFAVDRRDEASPNYYLDYAFDEMRKLVDTFPKSYTERVFVVRLAIDTNVQKAAEDAIENQLRQFGRDYHATQAATVVADLDGGIRAMVGGRDYGASQFNRATDAYRQPGSSFKPYVYTTALLNGFTPNSVVVDGPVCIGNWCPQNYGHSYSGSVTLTQAITRSINVVPVKLSIAIGQKEQPKAPNPAKIGRAKIVEVARRFGIKAPLPDTPSLPIGSDEVTVLEHAVAYATFPNRGKAVTPHSVLEVRTGAGDLVWRWDRDGPKPRQAIPANIAADMAGMMSHVVSEGTARRAALDGIPTAGKTGTTNAYRDAWFVGYTGNFTCAVWYGNDDYSPTNRMTGGSLPAQTWHDIMVAAHQGVEVREIPGVGMGQKLPPQPRDAQANAAPKVLETKPGPPPVLTKRGADILVRVEKMLDEAARTATKSTDNNSQPAKPASSTSALAFPQNYAAEENANASTPRKN
- a CDS encoding DUF1214 domain-containing protein, translated to MRLLLITLTALLLATVVGVGATWMTTTRGTEIGALTIGAWTARPRTGTADVDPYSRATIVRNGELPIGTGDGVAFTATTDDKKKALDGRCDVVVSGVTPPARFWTLTLYDRKGHLVANSLQRYGFTSQEIVRQSDGTFEIHIAARSRAGNWLPTGGIERYALMFRLYDTPVGVATRTKRDAPMPNIATVGCS
- a CDS encoding DUF1254 domain-containing protein; protein product: MIRLVFTIVAGVVLGLVVHLVSVLALPRIATQDAYSRLTPMTKLNGVTQLPLADPNTSPMPFMDPAFALAICRYDLSGGPIKLTVPVSQAYTSVSFYTRNEIAYYAINDRSAGKKVIELDLMTEAQHNALPEDEEITAADRLIIDSPTTTGLILMKALAAEPGLMPQAQGSLQAATCAPQTEAPAKAETPRGRR
- a CDS encoding phosphoribosylanthranilate isomerase; amino-acid sequence: MLTQIYEVATPAEAEAISAIGVDHVGVLVGDGAFPRELPVQKARAVMKMVRAPSVLSALFLSADVALIERMAGELDPPIVHLGASSELLTPDRVVALRKSLPKRKFMRSIPVTGPDAVGVAQAYDGVVDWILLDSHRTGDAQIGAQGVTHDWSISRQIVESIRTPVILAGGLGPDNVKEAIRSVRPAGVDSKTRTDQEGTHSKDLGKVEAFYRAATSG
- a CDS encoding extracellular solute-binding protein, encoding MLSSKTKAVLALALPFILATPVTAHEVPDPTIVHNARDGVVRLYGAGGPDTAFKRVAEVFTKETGVKVEVVGGPEPTWSQRAQADADILWGTAEEDIAALLETYKDFAWADVTPIYLRPSIIAVKKGNPKHIRGFEDLLKDGMKIVVTEGAGVANTSGTGTWEDVAGREGHLADIARFRNNIVGFGKGSGPSYKMFVEKGADAWVTWPDWPITHADVAEIVKLASNRTIWRDVNVVLARDADPQAKQFLDFLTSSRGAEIMKTEGWVR
- a CDS encoding TDT family transporter, which encodes MTYVDREFAPTRVDNTKPFVEIVRNFTPNWFAATMGTGALALVLNQFPLPLAGLHGAAVGLWLFNIALFTLFSLLYTARWIFFFDEAKRIFDHPVMSMFFGTIPMGLATIVNGFIVFGPALIGGQAIVVAHALWWLDAAMSVVCGVAIPYFMFTRQEHSVEKLTAVWLLPIVACEVAAASAGLLAPYLVMPEALLILVLGYVLWACSVPLAMSILVLLVLRLALHKLPKRDMGASAWLALGPIGTGALGLLLLGADAPVIFAASGHANIGDTAFGLGVIGGIVLWGYGAWWLALAALKTLRYLREGLPFNLGWWGFTFPLAVYTLATFALYRVTGLTLFSVGAGIMTICLTVFWIIVAARTLNGAATTALFNAPCLSRPHWTTKFEADVV
- a CDS encoding LysR family transcriptional regulator, whose amino-acid sequence is MTLEQLRIFVAVAERQHVTQAAQALNLAQSAASHAIAALEARHNTKLFDRVGRRIELTGAGRIFLAEARSILAQVERAELTLSEFGNLDRGTLAVQASQTIASYWLPRHLVAFRRAHPRLDVRLTVGNTAQVAEAVEGGAIELGFVEGVIESKKLLSTRVALDQMVLVVGHEHRWATGKSPSVADLLESDWVLREPGSGTRSVFEQALARLGTSPDRLRIAMELPSNEAVRAAVEAGLGATALSASVVASSIESGLLYPVTFRLPQREFYVIQHSQRHRSRVADALLKLLAPPAKQKSARIAKSR